One Megalops cyprinoides isolate fMegCyp1 chromosome 17, fMegCyp1.pri, whole genome shotgun sequence DNA window includes the following coding sequences:
- the LOC118792578 gene encoding eukaryotic translation initiation factor 5-like, with amino-acid sequence MSVNVNRSVSDQFYRYKMPRLIAKVEGKGNGIKTVIVNMVDVAKALNRPPTYPTKFFGCELGAQTQFDTKNDRYIVNGSHEANKLQDMLDGFIRKFVLCPECDNPETDLHINPKKQTIGNSCKACGYRGMLDTRHKLCTFILKNPPENDSGSVKKEKEKKNRRKDKENGSGEAGGHEIDAPDAVDGDDDDEDWAEETTEEAQRRRMDEISEHAKNLTLSEDLEKTLEERVNMFYNFVKQKKEEGAIDGADREILSEAERLDVKAMGPLILSELLFDENIREQIKKYKRHFLRFCHNNKKAQKYLLGGFECVVKLHQAQLLPRVPIVLKDLYDADLLEEDVILAWAEKVSKKYVSKELAKEIHAKAAPFVKWLKEAEEESEGSEEEGDQDENVEVVYSPSARELKVEALKPEKPDSREDDDIDIDAI; translated from the exons ATGTCTGTCAATGTCAACCGCAGCGTGTCAGACCAGTTCTATCGGTACAAGATGCCCCGTCTGATCGCTAAG GTGGAAGGGAAGGGGAATGGAATCAAGACAGTCATCGTCAACATGGTGGATGTGGCAAAGGCCCTGAACAGACCTCCCACCT aTCCCACCAAGTTCTTTGGCTGCGAGCTGGGTGCCCAGACTCAATTTGACACCAAGAATGACCGCTACATCGTCAACGGCTCGCACGAGGCGAACAAGCTGCAGGACATGCTGGATGGCTTCATCAGGAAGTTCGTGCTCTGCCCCGAGTGTGACAACCCTGAAACTGACCTG CACATCAATCCTAAAAAGCAAACCATTGGGAACTCCTGCAAGGCTTGTGGGTACCGGGGCATGCTGGATACGCGACACAAGCTCTGCACCTTCATTCTGAAAAACCCACCAG aaaacGACAGTGGATCagtgaagaaggagaaggaaaagaagaacCGCAGGAAGGACAAGGAGAACGGCAGCGGCGAGGCAGGGGGACACGAGATCGACGCGCCCGATGCTGTG GATGGcgatgatgatgacgaggaCTGGGCGGAGGAGACAACAGAGGAGGCCCAGAGGCGGCGCATGGACGAAATAAGCGAACATGCCAAGAACCTGACCCTCAGCGAGGACCTGGAGAAGACCCTGGAGGAGCGTGTCAACATGTTCTACAACTTCGTCAAG caaaagaaggaggagggggctATCGACGGGGCGGACAGGGAGATCCTGTCGGAGGCGGAGCGGCTGGATGTGAAAGCCATGGGCCCGCTGATCCTGAGTGAGCTGCTGTTCGACGAGAACATCCGTGAGCAGATCAAGAAGTACAAGCGCCATTTCCTGCGC ttttgccacaacaacaaaaaggcGCAGAAGTACCTGCTGGGCGGGTTTGAGTGCGTGGTGAAGCTGCACCAGGCCCAGCTGCTGCCGCGCGTGCCTATCGTGCTCAAGGACCTGTATGATGCTGACCTGTTGGAGGAGGACGTCATCCTAGCCTGGGCTGAGAAG GTGTCCAAGAAGTATGTCTCCAAGGAGCTTGCCAAAGAGATCCACGCCAAAGCCGCCCCCTTCGTCAAGTGGCTGAaagaggctgaggaggagagtgaaGGCAGCGAGGAAGAGGGCGACCAAGACGAAAACGTTGAG GTGGTGTACTCCCCCTCCGCCCGTGAGCTGAAGGTGGAGGCATTGAAGCCTGAAAAGCCAGACAGCAGGGAGGACGACGACATCGACATTGATGCAATCTGA